A region of the Legionella sp. PATHC035 genome:
CTTGTGCTGAATGTCTTCCATGGTTTCTATTTTATTGAGATTTTGATAGGTCTCATATTGATTTGGGGTTATAAAATAAGACTCTTTTTCAAGTTCCAGACCATATTTTTTTGCTATTTCTAAAGCGCCATATCCTGAAAGAAAGACATGTCTGGTTTTCTCCATCACCAACCTTGCCAAGCGAATTGGATTTTTTACGGTGCGAACCATAGACACAGCACCGGCTTGCAAATCTTGGCCACTCATAATCGAAGCATCCATTTCCACTTCGCCCCGAGAATTTAATGCGGAACCTTTTCCTGCATTAAATAGTGGATTATCCTCAAGGATTCCAACTGCCTCTTGTACAGCATCTAAAGCAGAGCCACCTTTATCAAGTACTAAATAACCCATTTCAACCGCTTTAGCCAAGCCCTGTTTAAATTCCTTTTGATGTTCTTGTAAAAAAGAATAGTTTTCACTAGCACCACCGTGTACTGCGATTGCAATTTTATTCATC
Encoded here:
- a CDS encoding isoaspartyl peptidase/L-asparaginase family protein, producing the protein MNKIAIAVHGGASENYSFLQEHQKEFKQGLAKAVEMGYLVLDKGGSALDAVQEAVGILEDNPLFNAGKGSALNSRGEVEMDASIMSGQDLQAGAVSMVRTVKNPIRLARLVMEKTRHVFLSGYGALEIAKKYGLELEKESYFITPNQYETYQNLNKIETMEDIQHKKMKGTVGAVALDVQGNLAAATSTGGISNCLPGRIGDSCVIGAGCYANNATCAVSGTGEGEYLIRGVVAHTISMMMEFDMPLQEACDHVIHERNKQLNGEMGVIALNRNGDFGISFNTEIMKRAWQSSSQAMQIKLFD